One genomic segment of Abyssisolibacter fermentans includes these proteins:
- a CDS encoding diguanylate cyclase: protein MEMINKQFKINSIHKQEQNGIVYQAIDLLNNNNNVLLKVFSNNIKNDVIIDFLINNFTMISSIQHPYIVPNLSFDLINNVDNKHVYSKQYFYTMGFVDAITLKSFKGNFAIDEVIDIMIKICEIIDYLRFRGKVYVAIEIDNLLINKNEKNLEIYLKDYISANESNLNQKINSNYKSNDKTKDNKDILYDYIWKLAVIGNHLLEKVLDKDSNKYTQIREIVKKLYSQKVKNSYRNISEIISDLKVNKLNYKRINKEYKEVLNFKTPIVGRDEYINFILDINKEYNMGLYNKKLVAVNGVSGVGKTRLLKEISYRLKMEGSCVYTCKISENKQKLKPIIDILRKMINDCQNRYDPNSNYHLIIKYGSELVKIIPELSYIDGITPSALLNKRREELRLYNRISNFIIDFVKDKPSYIILDDVCYCDEDTIKFISYMVKNVKNYPLLFIFSYNEELNSKCLEKIRQMKRLSKNDEVYEIKPMRFNINETAEFIQNILGMNYTPIKFATRIMNETKGNPAYIEEVMKNFYNSKELFINDNGYWEHKWKDYSEVKIPNNIEQVINQQLKMIEKRQYELLKCACIFKTPVSRNILSSLSGIDDVNLDKAIDFLVSIKILEKMVGDTGFTYNFNNIHTKRYLYLKIEPVERKYLHKKASIILKNIYEIDKNFNYDEIIYHCIMSDEKDKAIDYVIRFAKNMQEMMIISQAIELWNYAKELLEDSKSHEKLEVYYNLVKLHGLQGYNDRCISLVQKGLDIALEINYSYYIVNYKNLKADIYNTKNKFNDAESLVLEAKTLAEDIGYIDGYLESIKILNRIYLSIGKLDEILKLGTQYVEISEKYGRINYSGHLYNQIGVVYVLLGNINRGLLFINKGVKYFEECNNIEDVIGYLLVLNNLGVIHEEYIDDTKKAMEYFKQGLVLSKEYNLVDSILHFYNNIGEMLIRKDSYIEALKYIEKVLEVCNEYNEKSFLFIANVNLASIYLKIGEYEKCFENIQIIENTLNKGEIKWQDMNRYNFFLLEFYFIFSCWDKALLVCDKLKNSNLKNNSDEYLIVESMQDLLMCYKKNEVDFNRLDNIIKKSKKMKSFRNKRQSLLMIIKLSLIFKEKNYAIKILKEDDNASNIYSNDYLDIKNRFYHILLVTKDKNQLLELKTAVKSKKIYDLEAVIDFNIGNIYYKQKQYHKAINSFISSLYIFNKTVYKIPDKKLREKFVYNNIIKNAREKLNNCLFSIYGEDNNINYTNFINKDLKDILKDNKLFEALMKQYFLIDIKDINSIQMLIDSFSMNYEENLNLILMYAMRVTLVEKGFIAIKKEANYQLLAKHNVNDLEDDKYIYNIIDYVNKSREEIIINTMNGDFDNQIICNKINEDVTGLICLPIIEKRNHNKKYTNIERRKFNYHGENKIVAYLYLETDKLINRVNKDIIPVLNTLVSLAFINIDNYNLKVKSSTDKLMGIKNREFLEHSFDDILKNVKKEDTLFSIIIADIDKFKNVNDKYGHQKGDKILKEIGSILLNSVRNNDIVGRYGGEEFLIILHNVDEKTAEKIAEKIRLNVDNKNLLGKDNSLTISLGISTYPKHGTQKEELIAKADQALYNAKETGRNKTVIWSNTIGETARLDKLAGIISGNMVKDQRNVLVIVEIINLLKKSMPKKDKISLALGRLIEIVEAYQGVLITIENENIVEKVYSRQRFTDGWIQNPSINYKIIQNVIESHKGDFLIDWENIKEKDLFTGNPNWFSLIVVPLIFEGKLKGILQLSVYLNEKEFDYETYNFVNIIGEILSGIL from the coding sequence ATGGAAATGATAAACAAACAATTTAAAATAAACTCTATTCATAAACAGGAGCAAAATGGGATTGTTTATCAAGCAATTGATTTACTAAATAATAACAATAATGTATTATTAAAAGTTTTTTCTAATAATATTAAGAATGATGTTATTATAGATTTTCTTATTAATAATTTTACAATGATTAGTAGTATTCAACATCCTTATATAGTACCAAACCTTTCATTTGATTTAATAAATAATGTTGATAATAAGCATGTTTATAGCAAGCAATATTTTTACACGATGGGATTTGTTGACGCTATAACACTTAAAAGTTTTAAAGGAAACTTTGCTATAGATGAAGTTATTGATATAATGATTAAAATTTGTGAGATAATAGATTACCTACGTTTTAGGGGCAAGGTATATGTTGCTATAGAAATAGATAATCTTTTAATAAATAAGAATGAAAAAAATTTAGAGATATATCTTAAAGACTATATTTCTGCTAATGAATCAAATCTAAATCAAAAAATAAACAGTAATTATAAGAGTAATGATAAAACTAAAGATAATAAAGACATATTATATGATTATATATGGAAATTGGCAGTTATAGGCAATCATTTGTTAGAAAAAGTTCTAGATAAAGATAGTAATAAGTATACGCAAATAAGAGAAATTGTAAAAAAATTGTATTCGCAAAAAGTTAAAAATTCATATAGAAATATTAGTGAAATCATATCGGATTTAAAAGTTAATAAACTAAATTATAAACGTATTAATAAAGAATATAAAGAGGTTTTGAATTTTAAAACGCCAATTGTTGGTAGAGATGAATATATCAATTTTATTTTAGATATCAATAAAGAATACAATATGGGCTTATATAATAAAAAACTTGTAGCTGTTAATGGTGTATCTGGAGTAGGTAAAACAAGGTTATTAAAAGAAATAAGCTATAGGTTAAAAATGGAAGGCAGCTGCGTTTATACATGCAAAATATCTGAAAATAAACAAAAGCTAAAACCTATTATAGACATATTGAGAAAAATGATAAATGATTGTCAAAATAGATATGACCCAAATAGTAATTATCATTTGATTATTAAGTATGGGTCTGAATTAGTTAAAATAATACCTGAATTAAGTTATATTGATGGCATCACGCCGTCAGCGTTGTTAAATAAACGTAGAGAGGAATTAAGACTTTATAACAGAATATCAAATTTTATTATTGATTTTGTAAAAGACAAACCATCATATATTATTTTAGATGATGTATGTTATTGTGATGAAGATACAATAAAATTCATAAGTTACATGGTGAAGAATGTAAAAAATTACCCGCTATTATTTATATTTTCTTATAACGAAGAGCTTAATTCAAAGTGTCTTGAGAAAATAAGACAAATGAAACGATTGAGCAAAAATGATGAGGTTTATGAGATAAAACCTATGCGATTCAATATCAATGAAACAGCTGAGTTTATACAAAATATTTTAGGTATGAATTATACACCAATAAAATTTGCAACAAGAATAATGAATGAAACCAAAGGAAATCCTGCATATATTGAAGAAGTTATGAAAAATTTTTATAATTCTAAGGAATTATTTATAAATGATAATGGCTACTGGGAGCATAAATGGAAAGATTACTCAGAGGTTAAGATACCTAACAATATTGAACAAGTCATAAATCAACAATTAAAAATGATAGAAAAAAGGCAATATGAATTATTAAAATGTGCATGTATTTTTAAAACTCCTGTTTCTAGAAATATACTAAGTTCATTGTCAGGAATAGATGATGTTAATCTAGACAAAGCAATAGATTTTTTAGTCAGTATAAAAATACTTGAAAAGATGGTTGGAGATACAGGCTTTACTTATAATTTTAACAATATACACACAAAGAGATATCTTTACCTTAAAATAGAGCCTGTAGAAAGAAAGTATTTACATAAAAAAGCTAGCATAATTCTTAAAAATATATACGAAATTGATAAAAATTTTAATTATGATGAAATAATATATCATTGTATTATGTCTGATGAAAAAGACAAAGCTATAGATTATGTAATAAGATTTGCAAAAAACATGCAAGAGATGATGATTATATCTCAGGCAATAGAACTGTGGAATTATGCAAAAGAGTTATTGGAAGATAGTAAAAGCCATGAAAAATTAGAAGTGTATTACAATCTAGTAAAATTACATGGACTTCAAGGCTATAATGATAGATGTATTTCATTAGTACAAAAAGGATTGGATATAGCTTTAGAAATAAATTACAGTTATTATATAGTTAATTATAAAAATCTAAAAGCTGATATATATAATACAAAGAACAAATTTAATGATGCTGAAAGTTTAGTCTTAGAAGCTAAGACCTTAGCAGAGGATATTGGCTATATAGATGGCTATTTGGAATCGATAAAAATATTGAACAGAATTTATTTATCAATTGGTAAACTAGATGAAATTCTTAAATTAGGAACTCAATATGTTGAGATATCTGAGAAATATGGAAGAATAAATTATTCCGGTCATTTATATAATCAAATTGGTGTAGTATATGTTTTGCTTGGTAATATTAATAGAGGTTTGCTATTCATAAATAAAGGAGTTAAATATTTTGAAGAATGTAACAATATTGAAGATGTTATAGGGTATCTCTTAGTTTTGAATAATTTAGGTGTAATACATGAAGAATACATTGATGATACAAAAAAAGCTATGGAATATTTTAAACAGGGATTGGTTTTAAGCAAGGAATACAATTTGGTTGATAGCATATTGCATTTTTACAATAACATAGGTGAAATGTTAATAAGGAAAGATAGTTATATAGAAGCTTTAAAATATATTGAAAAAGTTTTAGAGGTATGTAATGAATATAATGAAAAAAGTTTTTTATTTATTGCTAATGTAAACTTAGCTTCAATATATTTAAAAATTGGAGAATATGAAAAATGTTTTGAAAACATTCAAATTATTGAAAATACATTAAATAAAGGTGAAATTAAATGGCAAGATATGAATAGATACAACTTCTTTTTACTAGAGTTCTATTTTATATTTAGTTGTTGGGATAAAGCATTGTTAGTGTGCGATAAACTTAAAAATAGTAATTTAAAAAATAATTCTGATGAATATTTGATAGTTGAAAGTATGCAAGATTTGTTAATGTGTTATAAAAAAAATGAAGTTGATTTCAATCGATTAGATAATATAATTAAAAAATCTAAAAAAATGAAGTCATTTAGGAACAAGAGACAATCATTATTAATGATTATTAAATTATCTTTAATATTCAAGGAAAAAAATTATGCAATAAAAATTCTTAAAGAGGATGATAATGCATCCAATATATATAGTAATGATTATCTAGATATCAAAAATAGGTTTTATCACATATTATTAGTTACTAAGGACAAAAATCAATTACTTGAATTAAAAACAGCTGTTAAAAGTAAAAAAATTTATGATTTAGAAGCTGTAATTGATTTCAATATCGGTAATATTTACTACAAACAGAAACAATATCATAAGGCTATTAATAGTTTTATTAGCTCATTATATATATTCAATAAAACCGTTTATAAAATACCAGATAAAAAATTAAGAGAGAAATTTGTATACAATAATATAATAAAAAATGCAAGGGAGAAATTAAATAATTGTTTATTTTCAATATATGGTGAAGATAATAATATTAATTATACAAATTTTATAAATAAAGATTTAAAGGATATCTTAAAAGATAATAAATTATTTGAAGCGTTGATGAAACAATACTTTTTAATTGATATAAAAGATATTAACTCAATTCAAATGTTAATTGATAGTTTTTCAATGAACTATGAAGAAAATCTGAACTTAATACTCATGTATGCTATGAGAGTAACTTTAGTTGAAAAAGGTTTTATAGCTATAAAAAAGGAAGCAAATTATCAATTATTAGCTAAACATAATGTAAATGATTTAGAAGATGATAAATATATTTACAATATAATAGATTATGTTAATAAAAGCAGAGAAGAAATAATAATAAATACTATGAATGGTGACTTTGATAATCAAATAATTTGTAATAAAATTAATGAAGACGTAACAGGGCTTATATGTTTACCAATAATAGAAAAAAGAAATCATAATAAGAAGTATACTAACATAGAAAGAAGAAAGTTTAATTATCATGGTGAAAATAAAATTGTTGCGTATTTGTATTTAGAAACTGACAAGTTAATAAACAGAGTAAATAAAGATATTATACCTGTATTAAACACTCTTGTATCTTTGGCATTTATAAATATAGATAACTATAATCTTAAAGTAAAATCCTCTACTGATAAATTGATGGGAATAAAAAATAGAGAGTTTTTAGAGCATAGTTTTGATGATATATTAAAAAATGTAAAAAAAGAAGATACTTTGTTTTCTATAATAATAGCAGATATTGATAAATTCAAAAACGTAAATGATAAATATGGACATCAAAAAGGAGATAAAATATTAAAAGAAATTGGCTCTATTTTATTGAATAGTGTTAGAAATAATGATATAGTTGGTAGATATGGTGGTGAAGAATTTTTAATTATTTTGCATAATGTTGATGAAAAAACTGCTGAAAAAATAGCTGAAAAAATAAGGCTGAATGTAGATAATAAAAATTTATTAGGAAAAGATAATTCATTAACTATTAGTTTAGGTATTTCAACATATCCAAAGCATGGTACACAGAAAGAAGAATTAATAGCTAAAGCAGATCAAGCTTTGTATAATGCTAAAGAAACAGGTAGAAATAAAACAGTTATTTGGAGTAATACTATAGGTGAAACTGCTCGATTAGACAAGTTAGCTGGTATTATTTCAGGTAATATGGTAAAAGATCAAAGGAATGTTTTAGTTATTGTTGAGATAATTAATTTATTAAAAAAAAGTATGCCTAAAAAAGATAAGATATCTTTAGCATTAGGTAGATTGATTGAAATTGTGGAAGCATATCAAGGAGTACTTATTACAATAGAAAATGAAAATATAGTTGAAAAAGTATATTCAAGACAAAGATTTACTGATGGGTGGATACAAAACCCAAGTATTAATTACAAAATAATACAAAATGTTATTGAAAGTCATAAAGGTGATTTTTTAATTGATTGGGAAAATATAAAAGAGAAAGATTTATTTACAGGTAACCCAAATTGGTTTTCTTTAATTGTAGTTCCACTAATATTTGAAGGAAAATTAAAAGGTATATTACAGTTATCAGTGTATTTAAATGAAAAAGAATTTGATTATGAAACTTATAATTTTGTTAATATAATTGGAGAAATATTGTCTGGAATATTGTAA
- a CDS encoding LacI family DNA-binding transcriptional regulator, giving the protein MAVTIKDVARLAEVSISTVSRVINDSKPVSPEVRKKVLKIIDEIGYKPNEIARSLVTKKSFLIGVIVSDIGHSYVAEMVRGIEEIGKMYHYDILLCSSYGDISAQKKYVQLLNSKQVAGIIMIGEKLNIEIKENIKALKIPFVYLSRDSIPEDVSSVHVENYSAAYEMTSYLMNLGHKNIAFLGDIDESNTMEIQKLNGYKDALLEEDDMKENVIVVNGSSLEKGYNVGSSLINKIGEITAVFCSKDEIAVGLINYFHDNNIKVPESISVTGFGDGKIASLIRPKLTTIKEPFYDIGAVAIRKMIKEIKGENIKEDIITLPFQIEKRDSCKSLK; this is encoded by the coding sequence ATGGCAGTTACTATAAAAGATGTAGCAAGATTGGCAGAGGTATCGATTTCTACAGTATCTAGAGTAATTAATGATTCAAAACCTGTCAGCCCTGAGGTTAGGAAAAAAGTTCTTAAGATTATAGATGAGATTGGGTATAAGCCAAATGAAATTGCTCGTTCATTAGTTACAAAAAAATCATTTTTAATAGGTGTTATTGTATCTGATATTGGACATTCATATGTTGCTGAAATGGTAAGAGGTATTGAGGAAATTGGCAAAATGTATCATTATGATATATTATTGTGTAGTTCTTATGGAGATATTTCAGCTCAAAAAAAGTATGTACAATTATTAAATAGTAAGCAAGTTGCGGGTATAATAATGATAGGAGAAAAATTAAATATTGAAATCAAAGAAAACATTAAAGCATTAAAAATTCCATTTGTTTATTTAAGCAGGGATTCAATACCTGAAGATGTTTCTAGTGTTCATGTAGAGAACTATTCTGCAGCTTATGAGATGACTAGTTATTTGATGAACTTAGGACATAAAAATATTGCTTTTTTAGGTGATATAGATGAAAGTAATACTATGGAAATACAAAAGCTTAATGGCTATAAAGATGCATTATTAGAAGAAGATGATATGAAAGAAAATGTTATAGTTGTAAATGGTAGTAGTTTAGAAAAAGGTTATAATGTAGGTAGTAGTTTAATAAATAAAATAGGCGAAATAACAGCTGTATTTTGTAGTAAGGATGAAATAGCTGTAGGATTAATAAATTATTTTCACGATAACAATATAAAAGTACCTGAATCTATTTCAGTAACAGGTTTTGGAGATGGTAAAATTGCATCATTAATAAGACCAAAACTTACTACTATAAAAGAACCATTTTATGATATTGGAGCAGTTGCAATAAGAAAAATGATTAAAGAAATAAAAGGAGAAAATATAAAAGAAGACATTATAACATTACCATTTCAGATTGAAAAAAGAGACAGTTGTAAAAGTTTGAAGTAG
- a CDS encoding YkuS family protein: MKKRVLIEDSLTEVSQYLSKKGLNVSNLNKNNLNSCDVIVVSGQDSNIMGISNIEIEKPVINARGKTSDDIYNQIVETLK; this comes from the coding sequence ATGAAAAAAAGAGTTTTAATAGAAGATTCATTAACTGAAGTAAGTCAATATTTGAGTAAAAAAGGTTTAAATGTAAGTAATCTAAATAAAAATAATTTAAACAGTTGTGATGTTATTGTTGTTTCAGGTCAAGATTCTAACATTATGGGAATAAGTAATATTGAAATAGAAAAACCAGTTATAAATGCAAGAGGAAAAACATCAGATGACATATATAATCAGATAGTTGAAACTCTAAAATAG
- the hutH gene encoding histidine ammonia-lyase: MNMVYIDGNSLNIENVVNVARNSYKVELTDESKERIGIARKMVDCLVDEEKIVYGITTGFGKFSDTYISKEETMQLQENLIMSHACGVGNPLDEDVVRAIMLLRVNALAKGHSGIRLSTLQTLIDMINKKVHPIIPEKGSLGASGDLAPLAHMVLVMLGKGEAIYNGVKMKGLDALNEAGITPVKLTSKEGLALINGTQVMTAIGTLAIYDAINLSKTADIVAGLTIEALNGITDAFDKRVHELRQHEGQIDTASNLLKILSNSNMTTKQGEIRVQDAYTLRCIPQIHGAVKDAVNFVRSKIEIEINSVTDNPLLFPADGDVISQGNFHGEPMALPFDFLSIALSELANVSERRLERLVNPALNGGLPAFLSKNGGLNSGFMIVQYSAASLVSENKSLSHPASVDSIPSSANQEDHVSMGTIAIRKAAQVLKNARAVIAMECLAACQALDLTENKGLGQGTKIAYDIIRNNVDTIENDVIMYEEINKCNDILTANEILIKVEEQIGLLK, encoded by the coding sequence ATGAATATGGTTTATATTGATGGTAATAGCTTGAATATAGAGAATGTAGTTAATGTAGCTAGAAACTCATATAAAGTTGAGCTTACCGATGAATCAAAGGAGCGTATTGGAATTGCAAGAAAAATGGTAGATTGTTTAGTTGATGAAGAAAAAATAGTATACGGGATTACTACTGGCTTTGGTAAATTTAGTGATACATATATTTCAAAAGAAGAAACTATGCAGTTACAAGAAAATCTTATAATGAGTCATGCATGTGGAGTTGGCAATCCTTTAGATGAAGATGTTGTAAGAGCTATAATGTTATTAAGGGTTAATGCTCTTGCTAAAGGACATTCTGGAATAAGACTTAGTACATTACAAACATTAATAGATATGATAAACAAAAAGGTACATCCAATAATACCTGAAAAAGGTTCATTAGGAGCTAGTGGTGATTTAGCACCTTTAGCACATATGGTTTTAGTTATGCTAGGAAAAGGTGAAGCTATATATAATGGTGTGAAAATGAAAGGATTAGATGCTTTAAATGAAGCTGGTATAACACCTGTTAAGCTTACATCAAAAGAAGGACTAGCATTAATTAATGGAACACAAGTAATGACAGCAATAGGCACTTTAGCAATATATGATGCTATTAATTTATCTAAAACAGCTGACATAGTTGCTGGATTGACTATAGAAGCATTAAATGGTATAACAGATGCGTTTGATAAAAGAGTTCATGAATTAAGACAACATGAAGGACAAATAGATACAGCAAGTAATTTGTTGAAAATATTATCAAACAGTAATATGACAACAAAACAAGGAGAAATTAGAGTACAAGATGCTTATACATTAAGATGTATTCCTCAGATACATGGTGCAGTTAAAGATGCAGTTAATTTTGTTAGAAGCAAAATAGAAATTGAAATAAATTCTGTTACTGATAATCCATTGTTATTTCCAGCTGATGGTGATGTAATTTCACAAGGTAATTTTCATGGAGAACCAATGGCATTGCCATTTGATTTTTTATCAATAGCATTAAGTGAATTAGCAAATGTATCAGAGAGAAGATTAGAGAGATTGGTTAATCCTGCATTAAACGGTGGTTTGCCAGCATTTTTATCAAAAAATGGTGGATTAAATTCTGGTTTCATGATAGTTCAATATTCAGCTGCTTCTTTGGTATCAGAAAATAAATCCTTATCTCATCCAGCAAGTGTTGACTCTATTCCTTCATCTGCTAACCAAGAAGATCATGTTTCTATGGGTACAATAGCAATAAGAAAAGCAGCTCAAGTACTTAAAAATGCGAGAGCAGTTATAGCTATGGAATGTCTAGCTGCTTGTCAAGCTTTAGATTTAACAGAAAATAAAGGGTTAGGTCAAGGAACTAAAATAGCTTATGATATAATTAGAAATAATGTTGACACAATTGAAAATGATGTTATAATGTATGAAGAAATAAATAAATGTAATGACATTTTAACAGCAAATGAAATTTTAATAAAAGTAGAAGAGCAAATAGGTTTGTTAAAATAG
- a CDS encoding DUF896 domain-containing protein translates to MITKEMLNRINALAHKSKNEGLTEDEKKEQAKLRKDYLKEFRKNFKKQIESIQITD, encoded by the coding sequence TTGATAACCAAAGAAATGCTAAACAGAATCAATGCTTTAGCACATAAGTCTAAAAATGAAGGACTTACTGAAGATGAAAAAAAAGAACAAGCAAAGTTAAGAAAAGATTATTTAAAAGAATTTAGAAAAAACTTCAAAAAACAAATAGAATCAATACAGATAACTGACTAA
- a CDS encoding chemotaxis protein CheW: MSEKQFVVFKLGKEEYGIDIMNVKEIGPYQESVKIPNAPDFVEGIINYRGKVIPIICLKKRFNLVSKEVDNNTRIIVINLNEKQIGFIVDEASQTIRLNDSNIDSTPDIVSSVDRKYLTGVGKLDERLIILIDLEKVLNESEKTQISKMDVEL; encoded by the coding sequence ATGAGTGAAAAGCAATTTGTTGTCTTTAAGTTAGGCAAAGAGGAATATGGTATAGATATAATGAATGTTAAAGAAATAGGACCATATCAAGAAAGTGTTAAAATTCCAAATGCGCCTGATTTTGTTGAAGGTATAATAAATTATAGAGGAAAAGTTATACCAATTATTTGTTTAAAGAAGAGATTTAATTTAGTTTCAAAAGAGGTGGATAATAATACAAGAATTATTGTTATAAATTTAAATGAAAAGCAAATCGGATTTATTGTAGATGAAGCTTCTCAAACAATTAGATTAAATGACAGTAATATTGATTCAACACCTGATATTGTTAGTAGTGTAGACAGAAAGTATTTGACAGGTGTTGGAAAACTAGATGAACGTCTTATTATATTAATAGACTTAGAAAAAGTATTAAACGAATCAGAGAAAACTCAAATCAGTAAAATGGATGTAGAATTATAA
- a CDS encoding sensor histidine kinase, which yields MQNDALTAKKIHYILENTLNTIAEGKNQIFEIAESVRNECEIVNSKLTLLKSKIETVINEYDILELEEKKARYELMRVSKNFNEFNEEHIKNAYENANNFRISLVLKRQEEKDLLTRRNELEIRYRNLAKTLERADELGSKICTAIDYLNGNLGEIIDSIEDMDRKKFYGIKVIKAQERERKKIAREIHDGPAQSMANIVLKAELCEKLLYIDEERARNELCSLKKVVRDCLTDVRRIIYNLRPMSLDDLGLIPTIEKLKNRFNDETGINIDFKILGKYENINAIVQLSIFRVIQEALSNVFKHSKANNVIIILECAKDCLNVVIKDDGIGFDIDKTGNGEDSNSGFGMLGMKERVELLNGKLNVNSIADKGTTISVSIPYLGKDDDLDV from the coding sequence ATGCAAAATGATGCTTTAACAGCTAAAAAAATACATTATATACTTGAAAACACACTAAACACAATAGCTGAAGGAAAAAATCAAATTTTTGAAATAGCTGAAAGCGTAAGAAATGAATGTGAAATAGTTAATTCTAAATTAACATTATTGAAGTCTAAAATAGAGACAGTTATAAACGAATATGATATTTTAGAATTAGAAGAGAAAAAAGCTAGGTACGAATTAATGAGAGTCAGCAAGAATTTTAATGAATTTAATGAGGAACATATTAAAAATGCATATGAAAATGCTAATAATTTTAGAATTAGTTTAGTTTTAAAGAGGCAGGAAGAGAAAGATCTTTTAACACGTCGAAATGAACTTGAAATTAGATACAGAAATTTAGCTAAAACGTTAGAAAGAGCTGATGAATTAGGCTCCAAAATTTGTACTGCCATTGATTATCTTAATGGGAATCTAGGAGAAATAATTGACTCAATTGAAGATATGGATAGGAAGAAATTCTATGGAATAAAGGTTATTAAAGCGCAAGAAAGAGAAAGAAAGAAAATAGCCAGAGAAATTCACGACGGTCCTGCACAGTCTATGGCAAATATTGTTTTAAAGGCCGAACTATGCGAAAAATTGTTATATATTGATGAAGAAAGAGCTAGAAATGAACTCTGTAGTTTAAAGAAAGTTGTTAGAGATTGTCTTACAGATGTACGAAGAATAATTTATAATTTAAGACCAATGTCGTTAGACGACTTAGGATTAATACCAACAATTGAAAAACTAAAGAATAGATTTAATGATGAAACTGGTATCAATATCGACTTTAAAATTTTGGGAAAATATGAAAATATTAATGCTATTGTACAATTATCTATATTTAGAGTAATACAAGAGGCTTTAAGTAATGTTTTTAAACATTCTAAAGCTAATAATGTAATTATCATTTTAGAGTGCGCAAAAGATTGCTTGAATGTAGTGATTAAAGATGATGGAATAGGGTTTGATATTGATAAAACAGGGAATGGTGAAGATTCTAATAGTGGGTTTGGAATGCTTGGTATGAAAGAAAGAGTTGAATTATTAAATGGTAAATTAAATGTTAATTCTATTGCTGATAAAGGAACAACAATAAGCGTTTCAATACCATATTTAGGAAAGGATGACGATTTAGATGTCTAA
- a CDS encoding response regulator encodes MSKIITVMIADDHALMRQGLKQILELEEDIKVIEEAGDGEEAIEKCLHIKPDVILLDINMPKLSGIEVLRRLKDIGIETKIIMLTIHNDVEYLSETLNIGADGYVLKDADSKTLINAIRNVIIGNTYIQSSIANLLSHRYKKGNKATNTNKKNLTKREYEVITLIAEGLNNKEIAKRLFISEKTVKNHVSNIFKKIEVTDRIQAAIFAYKNNIKKI; translated from the coding sequence ATGTCTAAGATAATAACAGTAATGATAGCAGATGATCATGCATTAATGAGACAAGGTCTAAAGCAAATTTTAGAACTTGAAGAAGATATTAAGGTTATTGAAGAAGCAGGTGATGGTGAAGAAGCTATTGAAAAATGTTTACATATAAAACCAGATGTGATACTATTAGATATTAATATGCCCAAATTAAGCGGTATAGAAGTTTTAAGAAGACTCAAGGATATAGGAATTGAAACTAAAATTATTATGTTGACAATTCATAATGATGTTGAATATTTAAGTGAGACATTAAATATTGGTGCTGATGGATATGTATTAAAGGATGCTGATTCAAAAACTTTAATAAATGCAATTAGAAATGTGATTATCGGTAATACTTACATCCAATCTTCCATTGCTAATTTACTTTCTCACAGGTATAAGAAAGGAAATAAAGCTACTAATACTAATAAAAAGAACTTAACTAAGAGAGAATATGAAGTAATAACATTAATAGCAGAAGGTTTGAATAATAAAGAAATAGCCAAAAGACTTTTTATTAGTGAAAAAACTGTAAAAAACCATGTATCCAATATATTTAAAAAAATCGAAGTAACTGACAGAATTCAAGCTGCAATATTTGCTTATAAAAACAATATAAAGAAAATATAA